One Nonomuraea angiospora DNA segment encodes these proteins:
- a CDS encoding bifunctional metallophosphatase/5'-nucleotidase codes for MRNFLLALVLGSAGLLPTRADAVDIQLLAFNDFHSGFPTSFAMTPSGPVPAGGAEYLAAHLDRLQRDNPDGTLRLSAGDNISSSTMNATALHDEPGIQALNLMRLDASSVGNHEFDEGLAEFRRMENGGCHPIEGCALPGFKGAGFPYLGANIVDTTTGKPAMTPYIVKQVKGVKVGIIGVSYKNTLNEAPGPTAPLEGRDEAEAVNTYAAELKAKGVRTIVVLIHQGGGQTGGGLPNRCDNLAGPIKDIVQRFDPEVDAVISGHTHNAYNCVINGIPVTQTSGHTRELTKIVLTVDRATGNPTASKAENLTVTHDIKPDGQIAALRRRTDEQGQKLLDRPVGLLARDLTAQRNAAGESTIGHALADARLFATSAPENGGAQIAIQPPYGGGIGGDLIVNPTGNEMANLVTHGKALRVQPFANMLVTMTLTGAQLERLLEQQWCGQGTARVLGISQGLTYTYDNAKPACDRIDPATVKLNGTVVDPAAKYRLSANSFIATGGDGFSVLTEGTDRVEKVRDIEAFESYIRAKSPLQAPALGRVTRVN; via the coding sequence ATGCGGAACTTCCTCCTGGCGCTGGTGCTCGGGAGCGCCGGCCTGCTGCCCACCCGCGCCGACGCGGTGGACATCCAGTTACTGGCCTTCAACGACTTCCACTCCGGCTTCCCGACCAGCTTCGCCATGACGCCGTCCGGGCCGGTCCCGGCGGGCGGCGCCGAATACCTGGCCGCCCACCTGGACCGGCTCCAGCGCGACAACCCCGACGGCACGCTGCGGCTCTCGGCCGGCGACAACATCTCCTCCAGCACCATGAACGCCACCGCCCTGCACGACGAGCCGGGCATCCAGGCGCTCAACCTGATGCGCCTGGACGCCTCCAGCGTCGGCAACCACGAGTTCGACGAGGGCCTGGCCGAGTTCCGCCGGATGGAGAACGGCGGCTGCCACCCGATCGAAGGGTGCGCGCTCCCGGGCTTCAAGGGCGCCGGCTTCCCGTACCTGGGCGCCAACATCGTCGACACCACCACCGGCAAGCCCGCGATGACCCCCTACATCGTGAAGCAGGTCAAGGGCGTCAAGGTCGGCATCATCGGCGTCAGCTACAAGAACACGCTGAACGAGGCCCCCGGACCCACCGCGCCGCTGGAGGGACGCGACGAGGCCGAGGCGGTCAACACGTACGCGGCCGAGCTCAAGGCCAAGGGCGTGCGGACCATCGTGGTGCTGATCCACCAGGGCGGCGGCCAGACCGGCGGCGGGCTGCCCAACCGGTGCGACAACCTGGCCGGGCCGATCAAGGACATCGTGCAGCGGTTCGACCCCGAGGTCGACGCGGTGATCTCCGGGCACACGCACAACGCGTACAACTGCGTGATCAACGGCATCCCGGTCACCCAGACGTCGGGCCACACGCGCGAGCTCACCAAGATCGTCCTCACCGTGGACCGGGCGACCGGCAACCCGACCGCCTCCAAGGCCGAGAACCTCACCGTCACCCACGACATCAAGCCGGACGGCCAGATCGCCGCCCTGCGCCGCAGGACCGACGAGCAGGGGCAGAAGCTGCTGGACCGGCCGGTCGGCCTGCTCGCCCGCGACCTGACCGCCCAGCGCAACGCCGCCGGCGAGTCGACCATCGGCCACGCCCTGGCCGACGCCCGGCTCTTCGCCACCTCGGCCCCGGAGAACGGCGGCGCCCAGATCGCGATCCAGCCGCCCTACGGCGGCGGCATCGGCGGCGACCTGATCGTCAATCCCACCGGCAATGAGATGGCCAACCTGGTGACGCACGGCAAGGCGCTGCGCGTGCAGCCGTTCGCCAACATGCTCGTCACCATGACGCTCACCGGCGCGCAGCTGGAGCGGCTGCTGGAGCAGCAGTGGTGCGGCCAGGGCACCGCGCGCGTGCTCGGCATCTCCCAGGGGCTCACCTACACCTACGACAACGCCAAGCCGGCCTGCGACCGGATCGACCCGGCCACCGTCAAGCTCAACGGGACCGTCGTCGACCCGGCCGCGAAGTATCGCCTGAGCGCCAACTCCTTCATCGCGACCGGCGGCGACGGCTTCTCGGTGCTGACCGAGGGCACCGACCGGGTGGAGAAGGTGCGCGACATCGAGGCGTTCGAGTCCTACATCCGGGCGAAGAGCCCGCTGCAGGCCCCGGCCCTGGGCCGGGTCACCCGCGTGAACTGA
- a CDS encoding extracellular solute-binding protein, with protein sequence MRLAAAVALAIAVTACAPSTTTSAGEGKVTLSVWGWGPEANYDKMFAEYEKLNPGVDVDARSFTTATEYDTILSTGLAGDSGPDLAWLRAGAQLQPLVEAGRLVPLDTKDVPGLAGFDEGVLRAAKGDKDGKVYGVPFAVQTLQVIYNKKIFADNGVTPPKTYDEMISSAEKLKAKGVIPFAFGGKDDWMLPIVASIFGTAHWGGDEFLAAVKAKRKKFADPRFVEGIEQITKLKPYFPENAAGVSYTDAQILFSSGKAAMFPGGLWELNFFSENAKGIELGVFTPPAPEGQGLMPGFTDGSYGVNVKTRHKAEALKFAAWLASKDYGRLYTDTVRTFSAVPGVTPKDPLLAEVATTFEQHGATYFMNEFAYGNPSSATVFSKALQEMLLGRITAKQAAERLDKSVSTWL encoded by the coding sequence ATGCGCCTCGCCGCCGCTGTCGCGCTGGCGATAGCCGTCACCGCCTGTGCCCCTTCGACCACCACCAGTGCCGGCGAGGGCAAGGTCACCCTCTCGGTCTGGGGGTGGGGTCCCGAGGCCAACTACGACAAGATGTTCGCCGAGTACGAGAAGCTCAACCCCGGCGTCGACGTCGACGCCCGCTCCTTCACCACCGCCACCGAGTACGACACGATCCTGTCCACCGGCCTGGCCGGCGACAGCGGCCCCGATCTGGCCTGGCTGCGCGCCGGAGCACAGTTGCAGCCGCTCGTCGAGGCGGGCCGGCTGGTCCCGCTCGACACCAAGGACGTGCCCGGCCTGGCGGGCTTCGACGAGGGCGTCCTGCGCGCCGCCAAGGGCGACAAGGACGGCAAGGTGTACGGCGTCCCGTTCGCCGTGCAGACCCTGCAGGTGATCTACAACAAGAAGATCTTCGCGGACAACGGCGTCACCCCGCCCAAGACGTACGACGAGATGATCTCCTCCGCCGAGAAGCTCAAGGCCAAGGGCGTCATCCCGTTCGCCTTCGGCGGCAAGGACGACTGGATGCTGCCGATCGTGGCGAGCATCTTCGGCACCGCCCACTGGGGCGGCGACGAGTTCCTCGCCGCCGTCAAGGCCAAGCGGAAGAAGTTCGCCGACCCGCGCTTCGTCGAGGGCATCGAGCAGATCACCAAGCTCAAGCCGTACTTCCCCGAGAACGCCGCAGGCGTCTCCTACACCGACGCGCAGATCCTGTTCTCCTCCGGCAAGGCGGCCATGTTCCCCGGCGGCCTATGGGAGCTGAACTTCTTCAGCGAGAACGCCAAGGGCATCGAGCTGGGCGTCTTCACGCCGCCCGCGCCGGAGGGCCAGGGCCTCATGCCCGGCTTCACCGACGGCTCCTACGGCGTCAACGTCAAGACCAGGCACAAGGCCGAGGCGCTGAAGTTCGCCGCCTGGCTGGCCTCCAAGGACTACGGCCGGCTCTACACCGACACCGTGCGCACCTTCTCCGCCGTGCCCGGCGTCACGCCCAAGGACCCCCTGCTCGCCGAGGTCGCCACCACCTTCGAGCAGCACGGCGCCACCTACTTCATGAACGAGTTCGCCTACGGCAACCCCTCCTCGGCCACCGTGTTCTCCAAGGCGCTGCAGGAGATGCTGCTGGGCCGCATCACGGCCAAGCAAGCGGCGGAGCGGCTCGACAAGAGCGTGTCCACATGGCTCTAG
- a CDS encoding carbohydrate ABC transporter permease, which produces MKALTVRILLWGYAAFSMAPLLVMVLSSFRPTSEIFDRPLGRPTGFGNYVKAWTEASFSTYVVNSAVVVVCAVLLGAAVSLLAAYPLGRREFRGRSMFAAYFISGMTLPAHLGVLPLFYLLESMGLVDSLAGLVLVYAAGSVPFNVFVLTAFFRQLPHELDEAASLDGAGPFATFWHVMLPLVRPALATVVVFQFVPIWNDFFYPLVLMRDESKLTLPVGLTHFFGQFQNDWGTLFAGLVMTTIPLVVLFVLATRQIVAGLTAGMNR; this is translated from the coding sequence GTGAAGGCGCTGACGGTCAGGATCCTGCTCTGGGGCTACGCCGCCTTCTCCATGGCGCCCCTGCTCGTCATGGTGCTGAGCTCGTTCCGGCCCACCAGCGAGATCTTCGACCGGCCGCTCGGCCGGCCCACCGGGTTCGGCAACTACGTCAAGGCGTGGACGGAGGCGTCCTTCTCCACCTACGTGGTCAACTCGGCGGTCGTCGTGGTCTGCGCGGTGCTGCTGGGCGCCGCCGTCTCGCTGCTGGCCGCGTACCCGCTGGGCCGCAGGGAGTTCCGCGGCCGGAGCATGTTCGCCGCGTACTTCATCTCGGGCATGACCCTGCCCGCCCACCTGGGCGTGCTGCCGCTGTTCTACCTGCTGGAGAGCATGGGGCTGGTGGACTCGCTGGCCGGGCTGGTGCTGGTCTACGCGGCCGGGTCGGTCCCGTTCAACGTGTTCGTGCTGACCGCCTTCTTCCGGCAGCTCCCGCACGAGCTGGACGAGGCCGCGTCCCTGGACGGCGCCGGGCCGTTCGCGACCTTCTGGCACGTGATGCTGCCGCTGGTCCGGCCAGCGCTCGCGACGGTGGTGGTCTTCCAGTTCGTGCCGATCTGGAATGACTTCTTCTACCCCCTGGTCCTGATGCGGGACGAGAGCAAGCTGACCCTGCCGGTCGGCCTCACCCACTTCTTCGGCCAGTTCCAGAACGACTGGGGGACGCTCTTCGCCGGCCTGGTGATGACGACGATCCCCCTGGTCGTGCTCTTCGTGCTGGCCACGCGCCAGATCGTCGCCGGGCTGACCGCCGGCATGAACCGTTGA
- a CDS encoding carbohydrate ABC transporter permease, which translates to MALGARRGRGSSYLFLIPAFLLYSAFVVYPLFTGLTYSFFSWKGTLRGGFAGLDNYAGLLSGTFLDQLLPALGHNFLLFAGTMLVQNTLGLAFALALSRVRRGKRALQTMFALPYLVNPLVIGYLWTLLLSPAFGPVNAFLEPLGLAMPWLGDPDTALPTVIVITTWQWVGFPMLLFSAALAGIPPEYGEAARTDGAGSWQVFWRITLPLLKPAMATVTILSFIGSMGTFALVYALGGSNGAPAGATDVLGLLFYRTAFASGDVNALGTSSALAVFMFTFIFGSTLLLERVLRRKA; encoded by the coding sequence ATGGCTCTAGGCGCGCGGCGGGGGCGGGGATCGTCGTACCTGTTCCTGATCCCCGCCTTCCTCCTCTACTCGGCCTTCGTGGTCTACCCGCTGTTCACCGGCCTGACCTACAGCTTCTTCTCCTGGAAGGGCACGCTGCGGGGCGGCTTCGCCGGGCTGGACAACTACGCCGGCCTGCTGTCGGGCACCTTCCTCGACCAGCTGCTGCCGGCGCTGGGGCACAACTTCCTGCTCTTCGCGGGCACCATGCTGGTGCAGAACACGCTGGGCCTGGCCTTCGCGCTCGCGCTGTCCCGCGTGCGGCGCGGCAAGCGGGCGCTGCAGACCATGTTCGCCCTGCCCTACCTGGTCAACCCCCTGGTCATCGGCTACCTGTGGACCCTGCTGCTCAGCCCTGCCTTCGGCCCGGTCAACGCGTTCCTCGAGCCGCTCGGCCTGGCGATGCCGTGGCTGGGCGACCCGGACACTGCGCTGCCGACCGTCATCGTGATCACCACCTGGCAGTGGGTGGGCTTTCCGATGCTGCTGTTCAGCGCCGCCCTCGCCGGCATCCCCCCGGAGTACGGCGAGGCCGCCAGGACCGACGGCGCCGGCTCCTGGCAGGTGTTCTGGCGCATCACGCTGCCGCTGCTCAAGCCGGCCATGGCCACCGTCACGATCCTCAGCTTCATCGGCAGCATGGGCACCTTCGCCCTGGTCTACGCGCTCGGCGGCTCCAACGGCGCCCCGGCGGGCGCGACCGACGTGCTCGGCCTGCTGTTCTACCGGACCGCGTTCGCCTCGGGAGACGTCAACGCGCTGGGCACCTCCTCGGCGCTGGCGGTCTTCATGTTCACCTTCATCTTCGGCTCGACGCTGCTGCTCGAGCGGGTGCTGAGGAGGAAGGCGTGA
- a CDS encoding tetratricopeptide repeat protein, with product MASEQLDAAMGHWKAGDLDQAAALFRQIAATGDPEASHLLAGLLQEQGDLDGAEAAHRSVIQSGDPVFGQRSAIAMGMMLVVAKEWPAAHRVLTIASDGADFEVAALADTALVLVLTQLGDVEGAKEALERARRCNSQAVAELAERLELPEFHVQDPASARELYEEAEDEEDFQALLTCGDPDVVSLSAFRLYQIYAEEEEFEQARQVCEHAIAVGHPDHLAMAHKLLGAVLVDLGEYAESAAAYRVAAEDPRPDLRLPSLIELAKVTASLGDVEETKAIFRRVIASGQREYVVQAQACLAQMHVEAGETAEALAALRAVLEAGEDEWASICVTLLGLLLDQPSLDQHPDVYDEAMELARFAAGHDDPDAAFKATLLLEHAARQQPLADPVEEQALQDTDEGLARLQAGDVAGARRLLRGAADSGAATQSLRAMATLAQLEIGEGDREQADELLAYVAEGEDVLQGFSAAFLLHLLRESGEEPHPVLAAMLDHQRLGREEGLVRYRAAMDHPDPAVAAIGAAVFGQVLASIGYDLSDAAKLFESAAESGDPLALSYTAVICKEVLSDEEAALELLRRATAEGHPVLAPWVGYALGELVAEHDLGEARAAYTTALDGGNRGLRSEAAASLLTVLERQGDLLAVCRLHERQIEEETSADARSRSAWLLGLHRVRVDDLAAARAAFDLATGEPEEMGRFARFLLDRDLDAAAEALAEIDDEGNMFLVSMLAMESAHAWQRRGEIAAADAALSLVLAAGHPSYRQEAGCYLGALRNEAGDKRGALEAWERVAEGDNERLAAITLRDIGQVRQELGLLAEAAAAYRGALGELGEARRKDATVRLAEVLVASGAAQEAGELMTEEFGAAGRLRFAGVLRDHGDLSAAVSLLTPGSGDAVEELLLGELLAGTGDVAGAREAFERAVAAGPESASGTLVSAGRALAGADDDYARSAYERVVALDDDEWFTAVARVRLGTASAKERGWVLADDGDREGAVAALAEFAGSELMAEVLLALEEADAKAVRRLVAAADPQDRREPLAETLERARGLDEHAAAALCRVVVELGEPDLAAQAAVDLGVVLAERGHHCRAELSTLPATEHPRTAEMAWRNIAILRHRRGDLDGAIEAARAAMPATAVVLADLLNERGDTDGVREALTAGAAAGDLESERHLIAHLLLVEDHDAVVEEAERAIGTGDPETVSMGYWAWGDACKARDDLENAALMYRRGVETGFPGTAAGIRVDLAQALRGLGDAAGAVREVRLAMESGAPDAVDRGGVQLGIWLYEEDDHMGAAQAFAAAAGAGSEVAAGNLRVLAHQASDRGEHDLAVRILRLMGDEAAAVARELGGRCEDPLAVRAYFELAGRGAFTELDVADRLAELGEHAEARATYERLSRHDDADVRFVAGGRLLELLDDEGDAEAFFDVAQRAAADADSPIRGVFGSLLGMLQGDRGDTEASLDTLREAAAGGEPIALATLAQTLVGAGLVDEGREAYLRVLDAGDADLAARAAIALGQTYHEEDEERARQWYLRGVEEAEGHYSALAAMYLGALAKRNRDFPEALTWYQRVIDAGDTESGLAAAHLGELCYWLGDHDGALRYYELTLGLTEQADLVAEAACRMGEIRYARGDMELARRLLVTAVETGDPSFASPASSLLAKIG from the coding sequence ATGGCGTCAGAACAGCTCGACGCGGCCATGGGCCACTGGAAAGCGGGAGACCTCGACCAGGCCGCCGCGCTGTTCAGGCAGATCGCGGCCACAGGCGACCCGGAGGCCTCCCACCTGCTGGCGGGTCTGCTGCAGGAGCAGGGGGACCTCGACGGCGCCGAGGCGGCGCACCGGTCGGTGATCCAGTCGGGCGACCCCGTGTTCGGGCAGCGCTCGGCCATCGCCATGGGCATGATGCTGGTCGTGGCCAAGGAGTGGCCGGCGGCGCACCGGGTGCTGACGATCGCGTCCGACGGGGCCGACTTCGAGGTGGCCGCGCTCGCCGACACCGCGCTGGTGCTGGTGCTCACCCAGCTCGGCGACGTGGAGGGCGCGAAGGAGGCGCTGGAGCGGGCCCGCAGGTGTAACAGCCAGGCGGTGGCCGAGCTGGCCGAGCGGCTGGAGCTGCCCGAGTTCCACGTCCAGGACCCGGCCTCGGCCCGCGAGCTGTATGAGGAGGCGGAGGACGAGGAAGACTTCCAGGCGCTGCTGACCTGCGGCGACCCCGACGTGGTGTCGCTGTCGGCCTTCCGGCTGTACCAGATCTACGCCGAGGAGGAGGAGTTCGAGCAGGCCAGGCAGGTGTGCGAGCACGCCATCGCCGTCGGGCACCCCGACCACCTGGCCATGGCGCACAAGCTGCTCGGCGCGGTGCTGGTGGACCTGGGCGAGTACGCCGAGTCCGCCGCCGCCTACCGCGTGGCCGCCGAGGACCCGAGGCCCGACCTCCGGCTGCCGTCGCTGATCGAGCTGGCCAAGGTGACCGCGTCGCTGGGCGACGTGGAGGAGACCAAGGCGATCTTCCGCCGGGTGATCGCCAGCGGGCAGCGCGAGTACGTCGTGCAGGCCCAGGCGTGCCTGGCCCAGATGCACGTCGAGGCGGGCGAGACGGCCGAGGCGCTGGCCGCGCTGCGCGCGGTGCTGGAGGCGGGCGAGGACGAGTGGGCGTCGATCTGCGTCACCCTGCTCGGCCTGCTGCTCGACCAGCCGTCGCTCGACCAGCATCCGGACGTGTACGACGAGGCCATGGAGCTGGCGCGGTTCGCGGCCGGGCACGACGACCCCGACGCCGCGTTCAAGGCCACGCTGCTCCTCGAGCACGCCGCGAGGCAGCAGCCGCTGGCCGACCCCGTCGAGGAGCAGGCGCTCCAGGACACCGACGAGGGGCTGGCCCGCCTGCAGGCCGGTGACGTGGCCGGGGCCAGGCGGCTGCTGCGCGGGGCCGCCGACTCGGGCGCGGCCACGCAGTCGCTCAGGGCCATGGCGACGCTGGCCCAGCTGGAGATCGGCGAGGGCGACCGGGAGCAGGCCGACGAGCTGCTCGCGTACGTGGCCGAGGGCGAGGACGTGCTCCAGGGCTTCAGCGCGGCCTTCCTGCTGCACCTGCTGCGCGAGTCGGGCGAGGAGCCGCACCCCGTGCTGGCCGCGATGCTCGACCACCAGCGACTGGGCAGGGAGGAGGGGCTGGTCCGCTACCGCGCGGCCATGGACCATCCCGATCCCGCCGTCGCCGCGATCGGCGCCGCCGTGTTCGGCCAGGTGCTGGCCTCCATCGGGTACGACCTGTCGGACGCGGCCAAGCTGTTCGAGTCGGCGGCCGAGAGCGGGGACCCGCTGGCGCTGTCGTACACGGCGGTGATCTGCAAGGAGGTGCTGTCCGACGAGGAGGCCGCGCTCGAGCTGCTGCGCCGGGCCACGGCGGAGGGGCATCCGGTGCTGGCGCCGTGGGTGGGGTACGCGCTGGGCGAGCTCGTCGCGGAGCACGACCTGGGCGAGGCGCGGGCCGCGTACACGACGGCCCTGGACGGCGGCAACCGCGGACTGCGGAGCGAGGCGGCCGCCTCGCTGCTCACGGTGCTGGAGCGGCAGGGCGACCTGCTGGCCGTCTGCCGGCTGCACGAGAGGCAGATCGAGGAGGAGACCTCCGCGGACGCCCGCTCGCGCAGCGCCTGGCTGCTCGGGCTGCACCGGGTGCGGGTCGACGACCTCGCCGCCGCGCGGGCGGCCTTCGACCTGGCGACAGGGGAGCCGGAGGAGATGGGGCGCTTCGCCCGGTTCCTGCTCGACCGGGACCTCGACGCCGCCGCCGAGGCGCTCGCGGAGATCGACGACGAGGGCAACATGTTCCTGGTGAGCATGCTGGCCATGGAGAGCGCGCACGCCTGGCAGCGGCGCGGCGAGATCGCCGCCGCCGACGCGGCGCTCTCGCTGGTGCTGGCCGCCGGGCACCCCAGCTACCGGCAGGAGGCGGGCTGCTACCTCGGCGCGCTGCGGAACGAGGCGGGGGACAAGCGCGGGGCGCTGGAGGCGTGGGAGCGGGTCGCGGAGGGCGACAACGAGCGCCTGGCCGCCATCACGCTGCGCGACATCGGGCAGGTGCGCCAGGAGCTCGGGCTGCTGGCCGAGGCGGCCGCCGCCTACCGGGGGGCGCTCGGGGAGCTCGGCGAGGCGCGCAGGAAGGACGCGACCGTGCGGCTCGCCGAGGTGCTCGTGGCGAGCGGGGCGGCGCAGGAGGCCGGCGAGCTGATGACGGAGGAGTTCGGCGCGGCCGGGCGGCTCCGGTTCGCCGGCGTGCTGCGCGATCACGGTGACCTGAGCGCCGCCGTGTCCCTGCTGACGCCCGGCTCGGGCGACGCGGTGGAGGAGCTGCTGCTCGGGGAGCTGCTGGCCGGGACGGGCGACGTGGCCGGGGCGCGGGAGGCGTTCGAGCGCGCCGTGGCCGCCGGCCCCGAGTCCGCGTCCGGCACTCTGGTGTCGGCGGGCCGGGCGCTGGCCGGGGCGGACGACGACTACGCCCGCTCCGCCTACGAGCGGGTCGTCGCCCTGGACGACGACGAGTGGTTCACGGCCGTCGCCCGCGTCCGGCTCGGCACGGCCTCGGCCAAGGAACGCGGATGGGTGCTGGCCGACGACGGCGACCGGGAGGGGGCGGTCGCGGCGCTGGCCGAGTTCGCCGGGTCGGAGCTGATGGCCGAGGTGCTGCTCGCGCTCGAGGAGGCCGACGCGAAGGCCGTACGCCGGCTGGTGGCCGCGGCGGACCCGCAGGACCGGCGGGAACCGCTCGCCGAGACCCTTGAGCGGGCCCGCGGGCTGGACGAGCACGCGGCCGCGGCGCTCTGCCGGGTGGTCGTCGAGCTGGGCGAGCCCGACCTCGCCGCGCAGGCCGCGGTGGACCTCGGCGTGGTCCTCGCCGAGCGCGGCCACCACTGCCGGGCCGAGCTGAGCACCCTGCCCGCCACCGAGCACCCGCGCACGGCCGAGATGGCCTGGCGCAACATCGCCATCCTGCGCCACCGCCGCGGCGACCTCGACGGGGCGATCGAGGCGGCCCGCGCCGCGATGCCCGCCACCGCCGTCGTGCTGGCCGACCTCCTCAACGAGCGGGGCGACACCGACGGCGTACGCGAGGCGCTGACCGCCGGGGCGGCGGCCGGGGACCTCGAGAGCGAGCGCCACCTGATCGCCCACCTGCTCCTCGTGGAGGACCACGACGCCGTGGTGGAGGAGGCCGAGCGGGCGATCGGCACCGGCGACCCCGAGACCGTGTCGATGGGCTACTGGGCGTGGGGCGACGCCTGCAAGGCGCGGGACGACCTGGAGAACGCGGCCCTCATGTACCGGCGGGGCGTGGAGACCGGCTTCCCCGGCACCGCGGCAGGCATCCGCGTGGACCTCGCCCAGGCCCTGCGCGGGCTGGGCGACGCGGCCGGCGCCGTCCGGGAGGTGCGGCTGGCCATGGAGTCCGGCGCGCCCGACGCGGTGGACCGGGGCGGCGTGCAGCTCGGCATCTGGCTGTACGAGGAGGACGACCACATGGGCGCCGCCCAGGCGTTCGCGGCCGCCGCGGGCGCCGGCTCCGAGGTCGCGGCGGGCAACCTGCGGGTGCTCGCCCACCAGGCGTCCGACCGCGGCGAGCACGACCTGGCCGTGCGGATCCTGCGGCTGATGGGCGACGAGGCCGCCGCCGTGGCGCGCGAGCTGGGCGGGCGGTGCGAGGACCCGCTCGCCGTGCGGGCCTACTTCGAGCTGGCCGGGCGGGGGGCGTTCACCGAGCTGGACGTCGCCGACCGGCTGGCCGAGCTGGGCGAGCACGCCGAGGCCCGGGCGACCTACGAACGGCTCAGCCGGCACGACGACGCGGACGTACGATTCGTCGCCGGCGGCAGGCTGCTCGAACTGCTCGACGACGAGGGGGACGCCGAGGCGTTCTTCGACGTCGCGCAGCGGGCGGCGGCCGACGCCGACAGCCCCATCCGCGGGGTGTTCGGGAGCCTGCTCGGCATGCTGCAGGGCGACCGCGGAGACACCGAGGCGTCCCTGGACACGTTGCGGGAGGCGGCGGCCGGGGGCGAGCCCATCGCGCTGGCCACGCTCGCGCAGACGCTGGTCGGGGCCGGGCTGGTGGACGAGGGGCGGGAGGCGTACCTGCGGGTGCTCGACGCCGGCGACGCCGACCTCGCGGCCCGGGCGGCGATCGCGCTGGGGCAGACGTACCACGAGGAGGACGAGGAACGGGCCCGGCAGTGGTACCTGCGGGGCGTCGAGGAGGCCGAGGGACACTACAGCGCGCTCGCGGCGATGTACCTGGGCGCGCTGGCCAAGCGGAACCGGGACTTCCCCGAGGCGCTCACCTGGTACCAGCGGGTCATCGACGCCGGCGACACCGAGTCGGGGCTGGCCGCGGCGCACCTCGGCGAGCTGTGCTACTGGCTCGGCGACCACGACGGCGCGCTGCGCTACTACGAGCTCACGCTGGGGCTGACCGAGCAGGCCGACCTGGTGGCCGAGGCCGCCTGCCGGATGGGGGAGATCAGGTACGCGCGGGGCGACATGGAGCTGGCCCGGCGGCTGCTGGTGACGGCGGTGGAGACCGGCGACCCGTCCTTCGCCTCCCCGGCCTCGTCACTGCTGGCCAAGATCGGGTAA
- a CDS encoding MurR/RpiR family transcriptional regulator, which translates to MSPILARIRGVEPTLTATHRRIAEMILADPAAVAASTIGELAERCGTSLTTVTRFCRELGLAGYPELRLALAAELGRNDATPREQSLIAFSPDDPASLVLRSLLASDMRAMEETAAQLDLEAVDRAVSALVGARFIDFFAVAGSAGVAMDLHLRLHAIGRPGALWTDVHSAVCSANARDGQDVALGISHSGTTAEVVEPLAIARKRGATTIAVTNFPRSPLAEAADIILTTAAQDTPFRAGGVAARHTQMLVLDCLYIGVVQRTHETSNQLLTAATDAVAKHRLPPR; encoded by the coding sequence ATGTCACCGATCCTGGCCAGAATCCGGGGGGTCGAGCCCACCCTCACCGCGACCCACCGGCGCATCGCCGAGATGATCCTGGCCGACCCCGCCGCCGTGGCCGCCTCGACCATCGGCGAGCTGGCGGAGCGGTGCGGCACCTCGCTCACCACCGTCACCCGCTTCTGCCGCGAGCTGGGCCTGGCCGGCTACCCCGAGCTCAGGCTGGCGCTGGCGGCCGAGCTCGGGCGCAACGACGCGACCCCGCGCGAGCAGAGCCTGATCGCCTTCTCGCCGGACGACCCCGCGAGCCTGGTGCTGCGCAGCCTGCTGGCCAGCGACATGCGCGCGATGGAGGAGACGGCGGCCCAGCTCGACCTGGAGGCGGTGGACCGGGCGGTCTCCGCCCTGGTGGGCGCCAGGTTCATCGACTTCTTCGCGGTCGCCGGCAGCGCCGGCGTGGCCATGGACCTGCACCTGCGGCTGCACGCCATCGGCCGGCCGGGCGCGCTGTGGACCGACGTGCACAGCGCCGTCTGCAGCGCCAACGCGCGCGACGGTCAAGACGTGGCGCTCGGCATCTCCCACTCGGGCACCACGGCCGAGGTCGTCGAGCCGCTGGCCATCGCCAGGAAACGCGGCGCCACCACGATCGCGGTCACCAACTTCCCCCGCAGCCCGCTCGCCGAGGCCGCCGACATCATCCTCACCACCGCCGCGCAGGACACCCCCTTCCGCGCCGGCGGGGTGGCCGCCCGCCACACCCAGATGCTCGTCCTGGACTGCCTCTACATCGGCGTCGTCCAGCGCACCCACGAGACCAGCAACCAGCTGCTGACCGCCGCCACCGACGCGGTCGCCAAGCACCGCCTGCCCCCACGCTAG